Proteins from a single region of Bdellovibrio bacteriovorus HD100:
- a CDS encoding quinone-dependent dihydroorotate dehydrogenase — translation MRPWLLLPPQWAHDLSSLGLPLYSLIHGRKTPHWKSFTWRGLEFANPMGIAGGVDKNAEHLKEWWALGCGFVEVGTITPRAQTPNPGKIMDRDLELQAMWNKMGFPSDGGDEVFHNLASYAPNYRTPIFVNIGKNRHTPNNDAVADYLTLVDQFRPFADAFVVNISSPNTAGLRDLQKKENLRALIGPIVDRVSHFEPTPVLVKLSPDMGEEGLAEAVSNCQELGVDGFVLTNTTLSRPAGCHFPAEGGLSGAPLKQLSQRALQIAVQTLGKKREGLLLVSVGGIMSPEDVFERLQMGADLVQIYSALVFHGPGFFHDVARRYNDGR, via the coding sequence ATGCGCCCTTGGTTGCTTTTACCACCCCAGTGGGCTCACGATCTGAGCTCACTGGGTCTTCCTCTCTACTCTCTGATTCACGGACGAAAAACTCCGCACTGGAAGAGCTTTACCTGGCGAGGTCTTGAATTCGCCAATCCCATGGGTATTGCCGGCGGTGTTGATAAAAATGCGGAACATCTGAAAGAATGGTGGGCGTTGGGTTGCGGCTTTGTTGAAGTCGGCACCATCACTCCCCGCGCGCAAACTCCGAATCCTGGAAAAATCATGGACCGCGACCTGGAACTTCAGGCCATGTGGAACAAGATGGGTTTTCCTTCTGACGGTGGCGATGAAGTTTTTCACAATCTGGCGTCCTATGCGCCGAACTACCGCACCCCGATTTTTGTAAACATCGGAAAGAACCGTCACACTCCGAACAATGATGCCGTGGCGGACTATTTGACTTTGGTGGACCAGTTCCGCCCGTTTGCAGATGCCTTTGTTGTGAATATCTCAAGCCCCAACACAGCGGGCCTTCGAGATCTTCAGAAAAAAGAGAATCTGCGCGCCTTGATTGGCCCTATCGTGGACCGTGTTTCTCACTTCGAGCCCACGCCGGTGCTGGTAAAGCTTTCCCCCGACATGGGTGAAGAAGGACTGGCCGAAGCCGTGTCCAACTGCCAGGAACTGGGTGTGGATGGTTTTGTTTTGACGAACACCACATTGTCCCGTCCCGCAGGATGCCATTTCCCAGCTGAAGGAGGCCTTTCTGGCGCTCCTTTAAAGCAACTTTCGCAGCGCGCCCTTCAGATTGCTGTTCAAACTTTGGGCAAAAAACGCGAAGGCCTGCTTTTAGTCAGTGTTGGGGGCATTATGAGCCCAGAAGATGTCTTTGAAAGATTGCAAATGGGCGCCGATCTTGTTCAAATTTATTCTGCACTTGTGTTTCATGGACCCGGTTTCTTCCATGACGTTGCTAGAAGGTATAATGACGGACGATAG
- a CDS encoding Glu/Leu/Phe/Val family dehydrogenase — MEHKIEPLYDGPLFRNAIQTLDEAAKIINCDPNILERLKRPRRCITVSVPVRMDDHSVKVFTGYRVQYSPTLGPYKGGIRYHQNVDLSEVVGLAALMTFKNSVLGLPLGGAKGGITVDPTKLSRTEKQNLTRRYASEIGPFVGPTKDIPAPDVGTDPQTMAWFMDTYSQEQGGFAQPGVVTGKPVEIGGSLGRNHATGLGVVYVAEKAFEVCNMSMKGASIAIQGFGNVGSFAAKFAHERGARIVAVSDVSGGIFNGDGLDINEVNEYIKAHKFLKGYPKAQPISNEELLEVKCDALFPCALENQIDTHNAEKIQAKIIVEGANGPITNAATKILHKRGVFIAPDVIANGGGVIVSYFEWVQDTMSYFWDEDEVNGRLKGIITKAFDKGYSLAKEKNIDMRSAAMAVSVQRLERAMLLRGLYPR, encoded by the coding sequence ATGGAACACAAGATAGAGCCTCTCTATGACGGGCCTCTTTTCAGAAACGCCATTCAAACTCTCGATGAAGCTGCTAAAATTATCAACTGCGATCCCAACATCCTTGAGCGTCTAAAAAGACCTCGTCGTTGCATCACAGTTTCTGTCCCTGTTCGTATGGACGACCACAGTGTGAAAGTATTCACGGGCTACCGTGTTCAATACTCTCCAACGTTGGGCCCCTACAAAGGTGGCATCCGTTATCACCAGAACGTGGACCTTTCCGAAGTTGTCGGCCTTGCGGCTTTGATGACCTTCAAGAACTCTGTTTTGGGTCTTCCTTTGGGCGGCGCAAAAGGCGGTATCACTGTTGATCCGACCAAACTTTCCCGCACTGAAAAACAAAATCTGACTCGTCGTTATGCTTCTGAAATCGGTCCTTTCGTGGGCCCGACAAAAGATATTCCAGCTCCGGACGTGGGCACTGATCCACAGACGATGGCTTGGTTCATGGACACTTATTCTCAAGAACAAGGTGGCTTCGCTCAACCGGGCGTGGTGACTGGCAAGCCGGTGGAAATCGGTGGTTCTTTGGGTCGTAACCATGCGACCGGTTTGGGTGTTGTTTATGTTGCAGAAAAAGCTTTCGAAGTTTGCAACATGAGCATGAAGGGCGCTTCCATCGCGATCCAGGGCTTCGGTAACGTGGGTTCTTTCGCGGCGAAATTTGCGCATGAGCGCGGTGCCCGCATCGTGGCTGTCAGTGACGTTTCCGGTGGTATCTTCAACGGCGACGGTCTGGACATCAACGAAGTGAACGAATACATCAAGGCTCACAAGTTCCTGAAGGGTTATCCAAAAGCTCAGCCGATCAGCAATGAAGAGCTGCTTGAAGTGAAGTGTGATGCTTTGTTCCCGTGCGCTCTGGAAAATCAGATCGACACGCACAATGCAGAAAAAATCCAGGCAAAGATCATCGTGGAAGGCGCCAACGGTCCTATCACCAATGCGGCGACAAAAATCCTTCATAAACGCGGTGTCTTTATTGCTCCGGACGTTATCGCCAACGGCGGTGGTGTGATCGTTTCCTACTTCGAGTGGGTTCAAGACACCATGTCTTACTTCTGGGACGAAGACGAAGTGAATGGCCGCCTGAAAGGCATCATCACCAAAGCCTTCGACAAGGGTTATTCTTTGGCCAAAGAAAAGAACATTGATATGAGATCTGCTGCAATGGCGGTTTCTGTTCAACGTCTTGAGCGCGCGATGCTGCTCAGAGGCTTGTACCCTCGCTAA
- a CDS encoding alpha-ketoglutarate-dependent dioxygenase AlkB, translated as MFKPKGRFPSKPAPRSASTGPKKGGNDGGEKSLPYGLIYKQNYISAREKAEIMAYLKTLYPIWEMRYSKNNPPPENQKQRPLLRPVYWLGNWQFACLNYYHPPKGIYNRCVTAEGYPPILEYLIQKIEALVHDTYAPRDIPRGWHLNTCLINYYGDQIGEDGKKNDCARVGEHKDFEPGPVASISFGERAFFQFVSSQGTESKSNAVFQQWLEDSSLQIFGGDKFKKHLFHRVQRVDRKSGDSFPLNEISNFETRRINFTFRYVPDEHITPFHRLSAEAKEDVQGYMEKLAEHSDFFKEELSK; from the coding sequence ATGTTCAAACCCAAAGGCAGATTCCCATCCAAACCGGCCCCGCGTTCCGCGAGCACTGGCCCGAAAAAAGGCGGCAATGACGGCGGCGAAAAGTCCCTGCCCTATGGTTTGATTTACAAGCAGAACTACATCTCTGCCCGCGAAAAGGCCGAGATTATGGCCTATCTGAAAACGCTCTATCCGATCTGGGAAATGCGTTATTCCAAAAACAACCCACCACCGGAAAACCAGAAACAGCGTCCGCTGCTGCGCCCGGTGTACTGGCTGGGGAACTGGCAGTTTGCCTGTCTGAACTATTATCATCCGCCCAAAGGCATCTACAACCGCTGTGTCACTGCTGAAGGATATCCGCCGATTTTGGAGTATCTGATCCAAAAGATCGAAGCCCTGGTGCATGACACCTATGCGCCCCGGGATATCCCCCGCGGCTGGCATTTGAACACCTGCCTGATCAACTATTACGGCGATCAGATTGGTGAAGACGGCAAAAAGAATGACTGCGCCCGCGTGGGCGAGCACAAGGATTTTGAACCAGGCCCGGTGGCGTCGATTTCTTTCGGGGAACGTGCGTTCTTCCAGTTCGTTTCAAGCCAGGGTACGGAATCCAAATCCAATGCCGTCTTCCAACAATGGCTGGAAGACAGTTCGCTGCAGATTTTTGGCGGGGATAAATTCAAGAAACATCTGTTCCACCGCGTTCAGCGCGTGGATCGCAAGTCCGGGGATTCTTTCCCGCTGAACGAGATTTCAAACTTTGAAACCCGGCGGATCAACTTCACCTTCCGCTATGTCCCGGATGAGCACATCACTCCCTTCCACCGCCTGTCCGCAGAGGCAAAAGAGGATGTGCAGGGCTATATGGAAAAGCTGGCGGAGCATTCCGACTTCTTCAAAGAAGAACTGTCGAAATAA
- the rfaE1 gene encoding D-glycero-beta-D-manno-heptose-7-phosphate kinase: MTTPVKASVGPQEKELLLNQIPFLKGKKILIIGDVGLDEYVMGQVRRISPEAPVPVLEVEEEDMRLGLAANVAQNVASLGGEAMLVSVVGDDTGANLLRELFAKSGVSWDYMIVDKARPTTRKTRVMAKHHHLVRVDYELRKYLSAEAEARLIETVEKNVAKADCVVIEDYAKGVISRNVVEKVAAICKKHGKKLMVDPHRNNHGSFYQGVDLIKPNYDEAVVLTGMDFDDLRDNPNKVVDVARALQKLTGAKDVVLTRGKDGMTIVSGDEITEVPTYARKVFDVTGAGDTVIAALSLGLVSGLSLVHSCMLANYAAGVVVGKVGCVPCEIPELKEYIQTAH; this comes from the coding sequence ATGACAACACCCGTAAAGGCCTCCGTGGGTCCTCAGGAAAAAGAACTTCTTCTAAATCAGATTCCTTTCCTAAAAGGCAAAAAAATCCTGATTATCGGCGATGTGGGCCTGGATGAGTATGTCATGGGCCAGGTTCGCCGCATCAGCCCCGAAGCACCAGTCCCGGTTCTGGAAGTGGAAGAAGAAGACATGCGCCTGGGGCTTGCTGCCAACGTGGCTCAAAACGTGGCCAGCCTTGGTGGGGAAGCCATGCTGGTTTCTGTTGTGGGCGATGACACCGGTGCCAACCTGCTGCGTGAACTGTTCGCCAAAAGTGGTGTCAGCTGGGATTACATGATCGTCGACAAGGCTCGTCCCACCACACGCAAAACCCGCGTGATGGCCAAACACCATCACCTGGTGCGTGTGGACTATGAATTGCGCAAGTATCTTTCTGCCGAAGCCGAAGCCCGCCTGATTGAGACTGTTGAAAAGAATGTGGCTAAAGCCGATTGCGTGGTGATCGAGGATTACGCCAAGGGTGTGATTTCCCGCAACGTCGTGGAAAAGGTTGCTGCTATTTGCAAAAAGCACGGAAAAAAACTGATGGTTGATCCCCATCGCAACAACCACGGTTCATTCTATCAGGGCGTGGACTTGATCAAGCCAAACTATGATGAAGCGGTTGTATTGACGGGCATGGATTTCGATGATCTGCGTGACAACCCGAACAAGGTTGTGGATGTGGCGCGTGCTCTGCAAAAACTGACAGGTGCCAAAGATGTCGTTCTGACTCGTGGTAAAGACGGCATGACCATCGTTTCTGGTGATGAGATCACCGAAGTTCCAACCTATGCCCGTAAGGTCTTTGACGTGACGGGTGCGGGGGACACGGTCATTGCTGCTCTTTCCTTGGGGCTGGTTTCGGGCTTGTCTTTGGTTCATTCCTGCATGCTGGCGAACTATGCCGCCGGTGTGGTGGTGGGTAAAGTGGGCTGCGTGCCTTGCGAAATCCCGGAACTGAAGGAATACATCCAAACTGCGCACTAA
- a CDS encoding DOPA 4,5-dioxygenase family protein — protein sequence MQKTYTVNSKLLPAGFPREFDAHIYFESASLTKAEHLRDEAIRMFEGKKVFVGEMIPEAIGPHPVPMFEINFPKEHFTEVVLWLMHERGDLSVLVHELTGDDLYDHTQAAMWLGPAVELKYDRFK from the coding sequence ATGCAAAAGACTTATACTGTGAACAGCAAGCTTTTGCCGGCGGGTTTTCCTCGCGAGTTTGATGCCCATATTTACTTTGAAAGTGCCAGCCTCACCAAAGCGGAGCATCTTCGCGACGAGGCCATTCGCATGTTTGAAGGCAAAAAAGTCTTCGTCGGCGAAATGATTCCGGAAGCCATCGGGCCGCATCCGGTCCCTATGTTTGAAATCAATTTTCCCAAAGAGCATTTTACGGAAGTGGTCCTGTGGCTTATGCATGAGCGCGGGGATCTTTCGGTCCTGGTCCATGAATTGACCGGGGATGACTTGTATGACCATACCCAGGCTGCCATGTGGCTGGGTCCGGCTGTTGAGCTCAAATACGACAGATTTAAGTGA
- a CDS encoding FKBP-type peptidyl-prolyl cis-trans isomerase, with amino-acid sequence MNVQIVSFHCVLKNKLGKVISSTYNRDVLTSLNGAEDQLQALSKGLTNIRKGEKRQIAVRAEEAYGYYDTSKVLEISRDSLVGGRKLRLGESVIFAREGHKAEKFRVTKLSPDQITLDGNHPLAGQDLIFEIEALEVREATPEEIRESLPDVEDGMTLH; translated from the coding sequence ATGAACGTTCAGATTGTATCGTTTCACTGTGTTCTTAAAAACAAGCTGGGTAAGGTCATCAGTTCGACCTACAATCGTGATGTGCTGACTTCTTTGAATGGAGCCGAAGATCAGCTTCAGGCTCTTTCCAAGGGTTTGACGAACATCCGCAAGGGTGAAAAACGACAGATCGCTGTCAGGGCCGAAGAGGCCTACGGTTACTATGACACTTCCAAGGTTTTAGAGATCTCCCGTGATTCCCTGGTGGGCGGCCGCAAGCTGCGTCTTGGGGAAAGTGTGATCTTCGCCAGAGAAGGTCATAAGGCTGAAAAATTCCGAGTCACAAAGCTGTCGCCGGATCAAATCACCCTGGATGGCAATCATCCCTTGGCCGGGCAGGATCTGATTTTCGAAATTGAAGCTTTGGAAGTTCGGGAAGCGACACCGGAGGAAATCCGTGAATCGCTGCCGGACGTGGAAGATGGCATGACTCTTCACTGA
- a CDS encoding TIGR02147 family protein, whose amino-acid sequence MQLQLKKRQEKNPKFSLRSFARLLKTDPSSLSKVLNGLRIPSDETVEKWVDCMKLTPEETEQLKGVVNGANSFNPLNSEFFESTYSWVHPILLETLKLPNATRNMSALADLFGMTEEQIQKTIEYLESHKILHRSTDNGNYLPSNLTTVTIPYTTELRRGLQKKYLEMAQKALEEVPMEKRDNSTLTVAIHTDDIPAIKDIIREARHRIHRLAEKRRHQLNAVYNFSSALYPVKEEIL is encoded by the coding sequence ATGCAGTTACAGTTAAAAAAACGTCAGGAGAAGAATCCCAAATTCTCTCTGAGATCCTTTGCCCGCTTGCTAAAGACGGACCCCAGCTCTTTATCCAAAGTGTTAAACGGTCTGCGCATCCCTTCAGATGAAACCGTCGAAAAGTGGGTGGACTGCATGAAGCTCACGCCGGAAGAAACTGAACAGCTTAAGGGCGTCGTGAATGGCGCCAATTCGTTCAACCCGCTGAATTCAGAGTTCTTTGAATCCACTTACAGCTGGGTTCACCCGATTCTGCTGGAAACGCTGAAGTTGCCGAATGCCACCCGCAACATGTCGGCGCTGGCGGATCTTTTCGGCATGACAGAAGAACAGATCCAAAAGACCATCGAGTATCTGGAAAGTCATAAAATTCTGCACAGAAGCACTGATAACGGAAACTACCTGCCTTCAAATCTGACCACTGTCACCATTCCCTACACCACCGAACTGCGCCGGGGCCTGCAGAAAAAATATCTGGAGATGGCACAAAAAGCCCTGGAAGAAGTGCCCATGGAAAAACGCGACAACAGCACTCTGACCGTCGCCATTCATACCGACGATATTCCCGCCATTAAAGACATCATCCGCGAAGCCCGCCACCGCATTCACCGCCTGGCTGAAAAAAGAAGACATCAACTGAATGCCGTCTATAACTTCAGCAGCGCCCTGTATCCTGTTAAAGAGGAGATTCTATGA